A section of the Lepus europaeus isolate LE1 chromosome 10, mLepTim1.pri, whole genome shotgun sequence genome encodes:
- the ZNF385A gene encoding zinc finger protein 385A isoform X1: MQPPLDLKQILPFPLEPAPTLGLFSNYSTMDPVQKAVLSHTFGGPLLKTKRPVISCNVCQIRFNSQSQAEAHYKGNRHARRVKGIEAAKTRGREPGVREPADPAPPGSSPPNADNTAPRPVSMENGLGPAPGSPEKQPGSPSPPSVPETGRGVAKGEGGTPAPASVPGGSKEEEEKAKRLLYCALCKVAVNSLSQLEAHNKGTKHKTILEARSGLGPIKAYPRLGPPTPGEPEAPAQDRTFHCEICNVKVNSEVQLKQHISSRRHRDGVAGKPNPLLSRHKKPRGAGELAGTLTFSKELPKSLAGGLLPSPLAVAAVMAAAAGSPLSLRPAPAAPLLQGPPITHPLLHPAPGPIRTAHGPILFSPY; encoded by the exons ATGCAGCCCCCGCTGGACCTCAAGCAGATTCTGCCCTTCCCGCTGGAGCCCGCCCCTACCCTGGGCCTGTTCAGCAACTACAGCACC ATGGACCCTGTGCAGAAGGCTGTGCTGTCGCACACATTCGGGGGACCCTTGCTCAAGACCAAGCGGCCTGTCATCTCCTGTAACGTCTGTCAAATCCGCTTCAACTCTCAG AGCCAGGCTGAGGCGCACTACAAGGGCAATCGCCACGCCCGACGAGTCAAAGGCATCGAGGCCGCCAAGACCCGAGGCAGGGAGCCTGGCGTCCGGGAGCCTGCAGACCCAGCTCCCCCAGGCAGCAGCCCTCCAAATGCGGACAACACGGCACCCCGTCCAG TTTCCATGGAGAATGGACTGGGTCCAGCCCCGGGATCCCCAGAGAAACAGCCTGGCTCCCCATCCCCTCCCAGCGTTCCAGAGACCGGTCGGGGTGTAGCCAAGGGTGAGGGGGGGACTCCGGCCCCAGCTTCCGTGCCCGGGGGTagcaaggaagaggaggagaaagccaAGCGGCTGCTCTACTGTGCTCTGTGCAAGGTGGCTGTGAACTCCCTGTCCCAGCTTGAAGCGCATAACAAAG GTACTAAGCACAAGACCATTCTGGAGGCCCGGAGCGGGCTGGGCCCTATCAAGGCTTACCCGCGCCTGGGGCCTCCCACCCCCGGGGAGCCTGAGGCTCCTGCCCAGGACCGAACCTTCCACTGTGAGATCTGCAATGTCAAGGTCAACTCGGAGGTCCAACTGAAACAG CACATCTCCAGCCGGCGGCACCGAGACGGCGTGGCCGGGAAGCCCAACCCACTACTGAGCCGTCACAAGAAGCCTCGGGGCGCCGGAGAGCTGGCG GGCACGCTGACTTTCTCCAAGGAGCTGCCCAAGTCCCTGGCCGGcggcctgctccccagccccctggCGGTGGCTGCGGTAATGGCAGCGGCCGCGGGCTCCCCGCTGTCCCTGCGCCCGGCTCCGGCCGCACCTCTTCTGCAGGGACCGCCGATCACCCACCCGCTGCTCCACCCGGCCCCGGGACCCATCCGAACTGCGCACGGACCCATCCTCTTCTCCCCCTACTGA
- the ZNF385A gene encoding zinc finger protein 385A isoform X2, with product MEPRPAGSRRMDPVQKAVLSHTFGGPLLKTKRPVISCNVCQIRFNSQSQAEAHYKGNRHARRVKGIEAAKTRGREPGVREPADPAPPGSSPPNADNTAPRPVSMENGLGPAPGSPEKQPGSPSPPSVPETGRGVAKGEGGTPAPASVPGGSKEEEEKAKRLLYCALCKVAVNSLSQLEAHNKGTKHKTILEARSGLGPIKAYPRLGPPTPGEPEAPAQDRTFHCEICNVKVNSEVQLKQHISSRRHRDGVAGKPNPLLSRHKKPRGAGELAGTLTFSKELPKSLAGGLLPSPLAVAAVMAAAAGSPLSLRPAPAAPLLQGPPITHPLLHPAPGPIRTAHGPILFSPY from the exons ATGGAGCCGCGGCCCGCAGGGTCCCGCAGG ATGGACCCTGTGCAGAAGGCTGTGCTGTCGCACACATTCGGGGGACCCTTGCTCAAGACCAAGCGGCCTGTCATCTCCTGTAACGTCTGTCAAATCCGCTTCAACTCTCAG AGCCAGGCTGAGGCGCACTACAAGGGCAATCGCCACGCCCGACGAGTCAAAGGCATCGAGGCCGCCAAGACCCGAGGCAGGGAGCCTGGCGTCCGGGAGCCTGCAGACCCAGCTCCCCCAGGCAGCAGCCCTCCAAATGCGGACAACACGGCACCCCGTCCAG TTTCCATGGAGAATGGACTGGGTCCAGCCCCGGGATCCCCAGAGAAACAGCCTGGCTCCCCATCCCCTCCCAGCGTTCCAGAGACCGGTCGGGGTGTAGCCAAGGGTGAGGGGGGGACTCCGGCCCCAGCTTCCGTGCCCGGGGGTagcaaggaagaggaggagaaagccaAGCGGCTGCTCTACTGTGCTCTGTGCAAGGTGGCTGTGAACTCCCTGTCCCAGCTTGAAGCGCATAACAAAG GTACTAAGCACAAGACCATTCTGGAGGCCCGGAGCGGGCTGGGCCCTATCAAGGCTTACCCGCGCCTGGGGCCTCCCACCCCCGGGGAGCCTGAGGCTCCTGCCCAGGACCGAACCTTCCACTGTGAGATCTGCAATGTCAAGGTCAACTCGGAGGTCCAACTGAAACAG CACATCTCCAGCCGGCGGCACCGAGACGGCGTGGCCGGGAAGCCCAACCCACTACTGAGCCGTCACAAGAAGCCTCGGGGCGCCGGAGAGCTGGCG GGCACGCTGACTTTCTCCAAGGAGCTGCCCAAGTCCCTGGCCGGcggcctgctccccagccccctggCGGTGGCTGCGGTAATGGCAGCGGCCGCGGGCTCCCCGCTGTCCCTGCGCCCGGCTCCGGCCGCACCTCTTCTGCAGGGACCGCCGATCACCCACCCGCTGCTCCACCCGGCCCCGGGACCCATCCGAACTGCGCACGGACCCATCCTCTTCTCCCCCTACTGA